In Eremothecium gossypii ATCC 10895 chromosome III, complete sequence, the genomic window GCAGCTGTGAAGGGCCGAAAGAACGAGTTCTGCGAGCAGATGAGCCAGTACCTGGCAGGTATGGTGAAGGACCACAGCTGTCTAGATGGGTTGTTTTATCAGCTAGTGGACTTAGGCGAGCCTCCCGCGGGGAATAGTTGCGGGCGACAGCTGCGTGTCCTGAAAATCCCAGCGGACCGGCTTCGCTGGGAAACCTTGCGTGCGGAGTTTGCGCCTTTTGGAGCGGTCACCAGGGCGAGGATTGATTACGTGCATCGTGAGGCATTCTTGGAGTATGCGGATGCGGCCAGCGTCGTCCGATGTTGTTCGGTCCGGAAGGCTTTCTTGGGGAACCGGTTCGTTGAGGTGCAGCCTGCTCGCGAGGCGTGGGAATCACTAAGCGGTGTCGACGTCTGGCCGCCGGATCACGAAACAACTGTGCCCGAGCATGGATCATCTGGGGTGCCTCCGCGAACTGGTGTTGTCTTGGATCGTGGACGTGCGCCTCGCCTGTCATCTTCAGAGCCCTCCAGTCAGCGTATCAGTTTTGCATTGCTTCGACAGAAAGAAGCTCTCCTAGAAAAGTACCAAGTTAAGTTATCACAGCTGGTGTCTACTCTTAAGGCCGGTACTTCTCAAGAGGACGCAACCTATGCCCGGGTCAGGCTTGGGGACTTGAGAACGGAAATGCAAAAGTTGCACATTACCCCCAGTGACCTGTTGGAAGAAAAGTTCAGACTGTTGGCTCTTCACGAGCCTTGTAAAGCCATAAGTATTACGCTTCTTCCTTATTCTAGTAATCGTAAACCTCCCGGGATACGTCCTACTCTAGTATCACGGCGTAGGCCAGCAATGGTGTCATCACGGGCACGGAAGGGATATTGTGTGACCAAAGGATATAAACACAGGAAATCTGTAATCCCCAGCTCGAATCTCCTCAAGAGGTCCCGCTCTTAGTACATGCATCCCGGGCGATGTAAAGGGGGGTTGGTTGCGCTTTCCAGAGATGAAGCACGTTTGAGCGGGTACATACCGTAAAGATGGAGACCGAGTGTGGCCCACGATTTACAAGTAGCTCTGTTGCGCTACCGGGCCAAATCCAAGTAACGAAGTGCTATCATTAGTTAAATTACTAACTCTCCTATACTCGAGTAGACTAATGTTGAGTAATACAATATAACATAAGTACATCACAATATACCTTATCGGTTCGAGATATACGACGCATGCTTTATTCCCCAAATTCAGTAGCGGATGCGATTCTTGTTCAAGAGCAGACCAGATCTGATCAGTTTTGCCTGTAGCTATCTTCCGCATCCATGGTTAAGCCTCTGGTCTTCGCTCTCATTCTTTCGATTCTCGCTTTTAGCTGATTTGTCACTTCAGCTGCTCTTTTCCAAGACTCCTCACTTAGAAGAGAAGCGCTACTGCCATTTGTAGTTATGCTACCCGCCACGGCATTGGTGGTGTCCATAATATGCAATGAATGAACGCGCCTAGGTAGATCATCACTCGATTCACTAGATGTTGCAACCCTGACGGATGAGGTCAAAGGCGAAAACCTGCTGGTTAGCCCGGCATTGG contains:
- a CDS encoding ACL133Wp (NOHBY308; No homolog in Saccharomyces cerevisiae; Syntenic homolog of Saccharomyces kluyveri SAKL0G14872g), whose protein sequence is MTISSCFRQKQRTMGIELDDRRLRHLKKWLDRALDPPTTDESVTALVKDYVLQVLLECDIAAVKGRKNEFCEQMSQYLAGMVKDHSCLDGLFYQLVDLGEPPAGNSCGRQLRVLKIPADRLRWETLRAEFAPFGAVTRARIDYVHREAFLEYADAASVVRCCSVRKAFLGNRFVEVQPAREAWESLSGVDVWPPDHETTVPEHGSSGVPPRTGVVLDRGRAPRLSSSEPSSQRISFALLRQKEALLEKYQVKLSQLVSTLKAGTSQEDATYARVRLGDLRTEMQKLHITPSDLLEEKFRLLALHEPCKAISITLLPYSSNRKPPGIRPTLVSRRRPAMVSSRARKGYCVTKGYKHRKSVIPSSNLLKRSRS